The proteins below come from a single Saccharopolyspora sp. SCSIO 74807 genomic window:
- a CDS encoding ribonuclease J has protein sequence MAPTASAPPPALPEGGLRITALGGIGEVGRNLTVFEYAGKLLIVDCGVLFPEDDSPGVDLILPDFGPIEDRLDDIEALVLTHGHEDHIGAVPFLLRLRPDIPVVGSKFTLALLAAKCKEHRQTPQLIEVAEGQHSEHGAFDLEFFAVNHSIPDALAVAIRTPAGVALHTGDIKLDQLPLDGRLTDLAGFSRLGDEGVDLFLVDSTNAEVPGFVTPEREIGPVLDSVIGKATQRLIVACFASHVHRVQQVLDAAEQHGRKVCFVGRSMVRNMGIAADLGVLRVPPGLLVELDEALAMPEHLVLFVSTGSQGEPLSALSRMARGEHKQIRIKAGDTVVLASSLIPGNETAVFGVVNGLVRLGAEVVHQGGAKVHVSGHASAGELLYLYNAVRPSNVMPLHGEWRHLRANAELARLTGVAPERVVIAEDGVVVDLVDGIAKVAGRVEVGHVYVDGLSVGDVGESTLSDRLVLGEGGFISITVAVEAATGRAVSSPTISGRGFSDDPKALDEVVPLVEMELARTESEGITDTHRIAQAVRRVVGKWVADTYRRRPMIVPNVLPVGS, from the coding sequence ATGGCGCCGACGGCGTCCGCGCCGCCGCCCGCGCTGCCGGAGGGCGGCCTGCGGATCACCGCGCTCGGCGGCATCGGCGAGGTGGGCCGCAACCTGACCGTGTTCGAGTACGCGGGCAAGCTGCTCATCGTCGACTGCGGGGTGCTGTTCCCCGAGGACGATTCGCCGGGTGTGGACCTGATCCTGCCGGACTTCGGGCCGATCGAGGACCGCCTGGACGACATCGAGGCGCTGGTGCTCACCCACGGGCACGAGGACCACATCGGTGCGGTGCCGTTCCTGCTGCGGCTGCGCCCGGACATTCCGGTGGTCGGCTCGAAGTTCACGTTGGCGCTGCTGGCGGCCAAGTGCAAGGAGCACCGGCAGACGCCGCAGCTGATCGAGGTCGCCGAGGGACAGCACAGCGAGCACGGCGCGTTCGACCTGGAGTTCTTCGCGGTCAACCACTCGATCCCGGACGCGCTGGCGGTCGCGATCCGCACTCCCGCGGGCGTCGCGCTGCACACCGGGGACATCAAGCTGGACCAGCTGCCGCTGGACGGCAGGCTCACCGACCTGGCCGGGTTCTCCCGGCTCGGCGACGAGGGCGTGGACCTGTTCCTGGTCGACTCGACCAACGCCGAGGTGCCGGGGTTCGTCACGCCGGAACGCGAGATCGGCCCGGTGCTGGACTCGGTGATCGGCAAGGCGACCCAGCGGCTGATCGTGGCCTGCTTCGCCAGCCACGTGCACCGCGTGCAGCAGGTGCTCGACGCCGCCGAGCAGCACGGCCGCAAGGTCTGCTTCGTTGGCCGCTCGATGGTGCGCAACATGGGCATCGCAGCCGATCTCGGTGTGCTGCGGGTGCCGCCGGGCCTGCTGGTGGAGTTGGACGAGGCGCTGGCGATGCCGGAGCACCTGGTGCTGTTCGTCTCGACCGGTTCGCAGGGCGAGCCGCTTTCGGCGCTGTCCAGGATGGCCCGCGGTGAGCACAAGCAGATCCGCATCAAGGCCGGGGACACGGTGGTGCTGGCGAGCTCGCTGATCCCCGGCAACGAGACCGCGGTGTTCGGCGTGGTCAACGGCCTGGTCCGGCTGGGTGCCGAGGTGGTGCACCAGGGCGGGGCGAAGGTGCACGTCTCCGGGCACGCTTCCGCGGGTGAGCTGCTGTACCTGTACAACGCGGTGCGCCCGAGCAACGTCATGCCGCTGCACGGCGAGTGGCGGCACCTGCGCGCGAACGCCGAACTGGCCCGGCTGACCGGCGTCGCCCCGGAACGGGTGGTGATCGCCGAGGACGGTGTCGTGGTCGACCTGGTCGACGGCATCGCGAAGGTCGCGGGCCGCGTCGAAGTGGGTCACGTCTACGTCGATGGATTGTCCGTTGGCGACGTGGGCGAGTCGACGCTGTCGGACCGCCTGGTACTCGGAGAGGGCGGCTTCATCTCGATCACCGTGGCGGTCGAGGCCGCCACGGGCCGGGCGGTGTCCAGCCCGACGATCTCCGGGCGCGGTTTCTCCGACGACCCGAAGGCGCTGGACGAAGTGGTGCCGCTGGTCGAGATGGAACTCGCCCGCACCGAATCGGAAGGCATCACCGACACCCACCGCATCGCCCAGGCCGTGCGCCGCGTGGTCGGCAAGTGGGTCGCCGACACCTACCGCCGCCGCCCGATGATCGTCCCGAACGTGCTGCCGGTGGGTTCCTGA
- the dapA gene encoding 4-hydroxy-tetrahydrodipicolinate synthase — translation MTVCPTAAPGRPFGRVLTAMVTPFDGDGKLDLALSQELATYLVDHVGNDGLIVNGTTGESPTTSDDEKERLLQAVVEAVGDRATVVAGAGTNNTEHSVELARSAEKAGAHGLLVVTPYYSRPPQEGLLAHFGTVADATDLPVMLYDIPPRSVVPIQTDTLKRLAEHPRIKAVKDSKHDLWAGSEVLCNSDLAYYSGEDPLNLPWLSVGAVGFVSVIGHVVGDRLRKMLDAFEAGDIESARDVHAGLMPVYRSMNFVGGVIFSKTALRLCGYETGHPRLPLPQATDEQVRVITSDLWDAGLVLVNPDAAAEVTSR, via the coding sequence ATGACCGTCTGTCCTACCGCTGCCCCTGGCCGACCGTTCGGCCGGGTCCTGACCGCCATGGTGACGCCGTTCGACGGAGACGGGAAGCTCGACCTGGCGTTGTCCCAGGAGTTGGCGACCTACCTGGTCGATCACGTCGGCAACGACGGCCTCATCGTCAACGGCACCACGGGAGAGAGCCCCACGACCAGCGACGACGAGAAGGAGCGCCTGCTGCAGGCGGTCGTCGAGGCGGTCGGCGACCGGGCGACCGTCGTCGCGGGCGCGGGCACGAACAACACCGAGCACTCGGTGGAGCTGGCTCGCAGCGCCGAGAAGGCGGGCGCGCACGGTCTGCTGGTGGTCACCCCGTACTACTCGCGGCCCCCGCAGGAGGGGCTGCTGGCGCACTTCGGCACGGTCGCGGACGCGACCGATCTGCCGGTGATGCTCTACGACATCCCGCCGCGTTCGGTGGTGCCGATCCAGACCGACACGCTCAAGCGGCTCGCCGAGCACCCGCGGATCAAGGCCGTGAAGGACTCCAAGCACGACCTGTGGGCGGGCAGCGAGGTGCTGTGCAACAGCGATCTTGCCTACTACTCCGGTGAGGACCCGCTGAACCTGCCGTGGCTGTCGGTCGGCGCGGTCGGCTTCGTCAGCGTGATCGGCCACGTGGTGGGCGACCGCCTGCGCAAGATGCTGGACGCGTTCGAGGCCGGGGACATCGAGTCGGCGCGGGACGTGCACGCCGGTCTCATGCCGGTGTACCGCTCGATGAACTTCGTCGGTGGCGTGATCTTCTCGAAGACGGCGCTGCGGCTGTGCGGCTACGAGACCGGGCATCCGCGGCTGCCGCTGCCGCAGGCCACCGACGAGCAGGTGCGGGTGATCACCAGCGATCTGTGGGACGCCGGTCTTGTCCTGGTCAACCCCGATGCCGCAGCAGAGGTGACGTCCCGGTGA
- a CDS encoding TIGR03085 family metal-binding protein, translated as MGVANDERRELCDLFERVGPDAPTLCGDWKTKDLAVHLLLRERRPDALAGKFIKALAERGDKVEQELRDKPWPDLIATLREGPPKWNPMSFGSVDETVNAAEFYVHHEDVRRAQPGWQPRPSDPEREEALWKSLSRVAKVFYGRSPVGVVLRRPDGTEIAAKRGPRTVRLSGEPSELILHAFSRRQHQVEIEGNEADVLAVEDLRRSF; from the coding sequence ATGGGTGTGGCCAACGACGAGCGCCGGGAACTCTGCGACCTGTTCGAGCGGGTCGGGCCGGACGCGCCGACGCTGTGCGGTGACTGGAAGACCAAGGACCTCGCGGTGCACCTGCTGCTGCGCGAGCGTCGTCCGGACGCGCTGGCGGGCAAGTTCATCAAGGCGCTCGCCGAGCGCGGCGACAAGGTGGAGCAGGAGCTGCGGGACAAGCCGTGGCCGGACCTGATCGCCACGTTGCGCGAGGGGCCGCCGAAGTGGAACCCGATGTCGTTCGGCTCGGTGGACGAGACCGTCAACGCCGCCGAGTTCTACGTGCACCACGAGGACGTGCGCCGCGCGCAGCCGGGCTGGCAGCCGCGCCCGTCCGACCCGGAGCGGGAGGAAGCGCTGTGGAAGTCGCTGTCCCGGGTGGCGAAGGTGTTCTACGGCCGCAGCCCTGTCGGCGTGGTGCTGCGCCGCCCGGACGGCACCGAGATCGCCGCGAAGCGCGGTCCGCGCACGGTGCGCCTCAGCGGTGAGCCGAGCGAGCTGATCCTGCACGCCTTCAGTCGCCGCCAGCACCAGGTGGAAATCGAAGGCAACGAGGCGGACGTGCTCGCGGTGGAGGACTTGCGCCGTTCGTTCTGA
- the thyX gene encoding FAD-dependent thymidylate synthase — MTEIVPPKVQLIGKTEFLPPADVDWSTDADGGQALAEFAGRACYQSWRKPNPATATNDGYLRHIMEVGHLSVLEHGSVTFYLTGMSRSLTHELIRHRHFSYSQLSQRYVPERDAAMVEPDVIAEDPALHEKFVQATEASVHAYNELLEALQEKFADEPKATLRRKQARQAARTVLPNATETRIVVTGNYRAWRHFVAMRASEHADVEIRALAVECLRQLQKVAPNVFGDFEITSLTDGTEVASSPFVTEG, encoded by the coding sequence GTGACCGAGATCGTGCCGCCGAAGGTCCAGCTCATCGGCAAGACGGAGTTCCTCCCCCCGGCCGACGTGGACTGGTCCACCGATGCAGACGGCGGCCAGGCGCTCGCGGAGTTCGCCGGCCGGGCCTGCTACCAGTCCTGGCGCAAGCCGAACCCGGCCACGGCCACCAACGACGGCTACCTGCGGCACATCATGGAGGTCGGCCACCTGTCCGTGCTGGAGCACGGCTCGGTGACCTTCTACCTGACCGGCATGTCCCGCTCGCTGACCCACGAGCTGATCCGGCACCGGCACTTCTCCTACTCGCAGCTGTCCCAGCGCTACGTCCCGGAGCGCGACGCCGCGATGGTCGAACCCGACGTGATCGCCGAGGACCCGGCGCTGCACGAGAAGTTCGTGCAGGCCACCGAGGCGAGCGTGCACGCGTACAACGAGCTGCTGGAAGCGCTGCAGGAGAAGTTCGCCGACGAGCCGAAGGCGACGCTGCGCCGCAAGCAGGCCCGCCAGGCCGCGCGCACGGTGCTGCCGAACGCGACCGAGACCCGCATCGTCGTGACCGGGAACTACCGCGCGTGGCGGCACTTCGTGGCGATGCGCGCGAGCGAGCACGCCGACGTGGAGATCCGCGCGCTCGCCGTGGAATGCCTGCGCCAGCTGCAGAAGGTTGCACCGAACGTGTTCGGCGACTTCGAGATCACCAGCCTCACCGACGGCACCGAGGTCGCGTCCAGCCCGTTCGTCACCGAGGGCTGA
- a CDS encoding toxin-antitoxin system HicB family antitoxin: MDLSPYINQLREDLTSAASAGDEQTRQTAAVLSAAIEPAARLAIMNALSDLAAEVTTHLEDQVVDVRLDGRDVRVAVSGGGGGKASTAEDDRPPPPPPGGDSGDISRITLRLLDEIKSQAENAASTQGVSLNTWVAQAVQGALHGGRPRGPWEHHRPGRGPGWGGPGRFRGDEGYGSRVHGWVQG, from the coding sequence ATGGATCTGAGCCCTTACATCAACCAGCTTCGCGAAGACCTCACGTCCGCCGCCTCGGCGGGCGACGAGCAGACCCGGCAGACCGCCGCCGTGCTCTCGGCCGCGATCGAGCCCGCGGCACGGCTGGCGATCATGAACGCGCTGTCCGACCTCGCCGCGGAGGTCACCACGCACCTGGAAGACCAGGTCGTCGACGTCCGGCTGGACGGGCGGGACGTCCGGGTGGCGGTCAGCGGCGGAGGCGGCGGGAAGGCTTCGACCGCCGAGGACGACCGGCCGCCGCCACCGCCTCCGGGCGGCGACAGCGGTGACATCAGCAGGATCACGCTGCGGCTGCTCGACGAGATCAAGTCGCAGGCCGAGAACGCCGCGTCCACGCAGGGCGTGTCGCTGAACACGTGGGTCGCGCAGGCAGTGCAAGGCGCCCTGCACGGCGGCAGACCGCGGGGACCGTGGGAGCACCACCGGCCGGGTCGCGGACCCGGTTGGGGCGGGCCGGGCCGCTTTCGCGGCGACGAAGGCTACGGCTCCCGGGTCCACGGCTGGGTGCAGGGCTGA
- a CDS encoding DUF4097 family beta strand repeat-containing protein — MNSDTGRNSQPGDSQPGDAESREPNELVRTQEFDTPGPIVVDVGNSLGAINVELAETVTTHVEIRHDSAGGGPEWRTGLSGLLNWVGGQISEAGRRGGLGAGGLGAGGFGGGLGDRAFGDRGPGEPIAEAVRQTTIDFTGGNRLSVRAPSTVPLRTVPLAITVRAPEETEVSVRSTGGDVRVTGPASRARVESGGGAVSVERAGGNAVARTGSGALRLGEMGAGVQARSGGGDVEIASVGAASSVVTGSGSVWLGAVHADVLVRSGSGDITISEAARGQTELITGSGELRVAVRRGVTAEVDLTSTTGSAHSDLEVSAEPAEDEPPLRIFGRTGSGDALLTSAG, encoded by the coding sequence TTGAACAGCGACACCGGCCGGAATTCCCAACCCGGCGACTCCCAACCCGGCGATGCCGAATCCCGGGAACCGAACGAGCTCGTGCGGACCCAGGAATTCGACACTCCTGGGCCGATCGTCGTGGACGTCGGCAACAGCCTCGGCGCGATCAACGTCGAGCTGGCCGAGACGGTGACCACGCACGTGGAGATCCGGCACGACTCCGCGGGTGGTGGCCCGGAATGGCGCACCGGCCTGTCCGGCCTGCTCAACTGGGTCGGCGGGCAGATCAGCGAAGCCGGACGGCGTGGTGGTCTCGGGGCTGGTGGTCTCGGGGCTGGCGGTTTCGGCGGCGGGCTCGGGGATCGCGCCTTCGGCGACCGCGGCCCCGGGGAACCGATCGCGGAGGCGGTGCGCCAGACCACGATCGACTTCACCGGCGGCAACAGGTTGTCGGTGCGCGCGCCGAGCACGGTGCCGCTGCGCACCGTTCCGCTGGCGATCACGGTGCGGGCACCGGAGGAAACCGAGGTCTCGGTGCGCTCGACCGGCGGCGACGTGCGCGTGACCGGTCCGGCGAGCCGGGCGCGGGTGGAGTCCGGTGGTGGCGCGGTCTCCGTGGAACGGGCCGGCGGCAACGCGGTCGCGCGCACCGGTTCGGGCGCGCTGCGGCTCGGGGAGATGGGTGCCGGGGTGCAGGCCCGCAGCGGCGGCGGTGACGTGGAGATCGCCTCGGTGGGTGCGGCGTCGTCGGTGGTGACCGGCAGCGGCAGCGTGTGGCTGGGCGCGGTGCACGCGGACGTGCTGGTCCGGTCCGGCAGCGGTGACATCACCATCTCCGAAGCCGCCCGCGGCCAGACCGAGCTGATCACGGGTTCCGGTGAGCTGCGGGTCGCGGTGCGGCGCGGGGTGACCGCGGAAGTGGACCTGACCTCCACGACCGGGTCGGCGCACAGCGACCTGGAGGTTTCGGCGGAGCCTGCCGAGGACGAGCCCCCGCTGCGGATCTTCGGCCGCACCGGTAGCGGCGACGCGCTGCTCACCTCGGCCGGGTGA
- a CDS encoding DNA glycosylase AlkZ-like family protein: METMSAAAARRTALAAQGFAAQGSTAARPIGEANRQHLNRALGRTKLLQMDSVNVAVRAHYMPLYSRLGAYSAELVDNAAWTHSAKKPRLLVEYWAHEASLIPVRDWPLLRWRMREHGGSWRRGLRELLEDSPGLIDDVLAAVKDLGPVGAGTLERELGGDTRQGRGPWWNRTDTKRVCELLFAMGELTTGTRRGFERLYDLPERVLPADVLSQDPDEHDAVRELVRRSADALGVATEAELRDYYRLSPQRGRRAVDELVENGDLEPVAVHGWRNQAYRHVDARTPRRVRGSALLCPFDPLIWERSRAERLFGFRYRIEIYVPQPQREYGYYVFPFLLDGELVARVDLKADRTAKVLRVPGAFGEPDRDLGKIAPELAAALHDMAAWLGLDGVAVGTRGDLADPLRALTAAS, encoded by the coding sequence ATGGAGACGATGAGTGCTGCGGCAGCACGGCGGACGGCGCTGGCCGCCCAAGGGTTCGCCGCGCAGGGATCCACTGCCGCACGGCCGATCGGGGAGGCGAACAGGCAGCACCTGAACCGGGCGCTGGGTCGGACGAAGCTGCTGCAGATGGACTCGGTGAACGTCGCGGTGCGGGCGCACTACATGCCGCTCTACAGCCGCCTCGGCGCTTACTCCGCGGAGCTCGTCGACAACGCCGCTTGGACGCACAGCGCGAAAAAGCCGCGGCTGCTCGTCGAGTACTGGGCGCACGAAGCCTCCCTCATACCGGTGCGGGACTGGCCGCTGCTGCGCTGGCGGATGCGCGAACACGGCGGCTCGTGGCGGCGGGGCCTGCGCGAGCTGCTGGAGGACTCACCCGGCCTCATCGACGACGTGCTCGCCGCGGTCAAAGACCTCGGTCCGGTCGGCGCAGGCACCCTCGAACGCGAACTCGGCGGTGACACCCGCCAGGGGCGCGGACCGTGGTGGAACCGCACCGACACCAAACGGGTCTGCGAGTTGCTCTTCGCCATGGGCGAGCTGACCACCGGCACCCGCCGCGGTTTCGAACGGCTCTACGACCTGCCGGAACGGGTGCTGCCGGCGGACGTGCTCAGCCAAGACCCGGACGAGCACGACGCGGTGCGCGAACTCGTGCGGCGCTCCGCGGACGCGCTCGGCGTCGCGACCGAAGCCGAGCTGCGCGACTACTACCGGCTCAGCCCGCAGCGCGGCCGCCGCGCCGTCGACGAGCTCGTGGAAAACGGCGACCTCGAACCGGTCGCGGTGCACGGCTGGCGCAACCAGGCGTACCGGCACGTCGACGCACGCACGCCGAGGCGGGTGCGCGGCAGCGCGCTGCTCTGCCCGTTCGACCCGTTGATCTGGGAGCGCTCGCGGGCCGAGCGGCTGTTCGGCTTCCGCTACCGCATCGAGATCTACGTGCCGCAGCCGCAACGCGAGTACGGCTACTACGTCTTCCCCTTCCTGCTCGACGGTGAACTGGTGGCCCGGGTCGACTTGAAAGCCGACCGGACCGCGAAGGTGCTGCGCGTGCCCGGCGCGTTCGGCGAACCCGACCGCGATCTCGGCAAGATCGCCCCGGAGCTCGCCGCCGCGCTGCACGACATGGCCGCCTGGTTGGGCCTGGACGGCGTTGCCGTCGGAACCCGGGGCGACCTCGCCGACCCGCTGCGCGCGCTCACCGCAGCGTCCTGA
- a CDS encoding GNAT family N-acetyltransferase, which translates to MADADVRLAAPSDVPEIARIQLTTWRSAYAELLPPEALASVDENAARRSWEEALHGGQVTLLVATEGEWTVGFCAAGRAPEQEAAAANGTPPPDAATVALVSTLLVEPRWGRRGHGGRLLATMAQQLAEGGATRGITWVPEEDSASLAFFEHAGWGPDGTVRTLDAAGRPLRELRLSGPLDLELSRPE; encoded by the coding sequence ATGGCCGATGCCGATGTGCGCCTCGCCGCGCCTTCCGACGTCCCCGAGATCGCACGGATCCAGCTCACCACCTGGCGCAGCGCCTACGCCGAGCTGCTGCCGCCGGAAGCGCTGGCGAGCGTGGACGAGAACGCGGCGCGACGCAGCTGGGAAGAGGCACTGCACGGCGGCCAGGTGACGTTGCTGGTGGCCACCGAGGGCGAATGGACGGTCGGGTTCTGCGCCGCAGGTCGTGCTCCCGAGCAGGAAGCCGCCGCCGCGAACGGCACCCCACCGCCGGATGCGGCGACCGTGGCGCTGGTGAGCACGCTGCTCGTCGAGCCGCGTTGGGGTCGCCGCGGGCACGGCGGCCGGCTGCTGGCGACCATGGCGCAACAGCTCGCCGAGGGCGGCGCCACGCGCGGCATCACCTGGGTTCCGGAGGAGGATTCGGCCTCGCTCGCGTTCTTCGAGCACGCCGGTTGGGGTCCGGACGGCACGGTCCGCACGCTCGACGCCGCTGGTCGCCCGCTGCGGGAGCTGCGCCTGTCCGGCCCGCTCGACCTGGAACTCTCCCGGCCGGAGTGA
- a CDS encoding YqaA family protein — protein sequence MLTSIGLISTAFGMSVVSALFPIISVEIFVVGMVVKGPEVPWWLLALVVTLGQIGGKLLYYYAARGIIKLPGFLQRRSDPEHHTGRWKEWLDRFRAWCLHRPMWTGGVLLLSAAASLPPFLATCVVAGWARVPLSTFLITGLVGRFARFAALAVAPGLMIAWI from the coding sequence GTGCTGACCTCCATCGGTTTGATCTCCACCGCCTTCGGGATGTCGGTGGTTTCCGCGCTGTTCCCGATCATCAGCGTGGAGATCTTCGTCGTCGGCATGGTCGTCAAGGGCCCGGAGGTGCCCTGGTGGCTGCTGGCGCTGGTGGTGACCCTCGGGCAGATCGGCGGCAAGCTGCTCTACTACTACGCCGCGCGCGGCATCATCAAACTTCCCGGTTTCCTGCAGCGCCGCAGCGATCCGGAGCACCACACCGGCCGCTGGAAGGAATGGCTGGACCGGTTCCGCGCCTGGTGCCTGCACCGTCCGATGTGGACCGGTGGAGTGCTGCTGCTGAGCGCGGCGGCGAGCCTGCCACCGTTCCTGGCGACCTGCGTGGTCGCGGGCTGGGCGCGGGTGCCGCTGAGCACGTTCTTGATCACGGGCCTGGTGGGCCGCTTCGCCCGCTTCGCGGCGCTGGCGGTCGCCCCCGGCTTGATGATCGCCTGGATCTGA